Proteins encoded within one genomic window of Streptomyces sp. NBC_00523:
- a CDS encoding serine hydrolase domain-containing protein yields the protein MPVVRAVLVTLVVLALCGLGTARVSSESHLSPAAAYLPRFTGPGGAPDAALLAHDPARSPRDTYRSTGPGIRYADRFRAGSVTKSFVAVVVLQLAAEQRLRLSDPVERHLPGLIRGHGNDGRRITLRALLGHTSGLYDYTDDAGALPLSAAAAVRTATAHRPAAAPGTYAYSNTDYALLGLVVRSVTGHSYATEIRRRIIATLHLTGTSLPGGRTTLPAPHGRAYSRPASGGGLTDVTQLDPRPAGAAGELISTLPDLNRFYAALLDGRLLRPAQLAALLNTSATDGVYGLGVYPERLSCGVTVWGHNGRIAGSYVRTATTRDGRHTLTYRIDTEALAGADTLEPGLLEAEFCPEPGQG from the coding sequence ATGCCGGTGGTCAGGGCCGTGCTCGTCACCCTGGTGGTGCTTGCGCTGTGCGGCCTCGGAACGGCGCGCGTGTCCAGCGAATCACACCTCTCCCCCGCCGCCGCCTACCTCCCCCGGTTCACCGGCCCCGGGGGCGCCCCCGACGCGGCCCTGCTGGCGCACGATCCGGCCCGCTCGCCCCGGGACACCTACCGTTCGACGGGGCCCGGCATCCGTTACGCGGACCGCTTCCGGGCAGGCAGCGTCACCAAGTCGTTCGTCGCGGTCGTCGTCCTCCAGCTCGCGGCCGAGCAGCGGCTCCGGCTCTCGGACCCGGTCGAGCGCCACCTCCCCGGGCTGATCCGGGGTCACGGCAACGACGGGCGCCGCATCACCCTGCGCGCCCTGCTCGGCCACACCAGCGGCCTGTACGACTACACCGACGACGCCGGCGCGCTCCCCCTCTCCGCCGCGGCGGCCGTCCGCACCGCGACCGCCCACCGCCCCGCGGCCGCCCCGGGCACCTACGCGTACTCCAACACCGATTACGCCCTCCTCGGCCTCGTCGTCCGCAGCGTCACCGGCCACTCCTACGCGACGGAGATCCGCCGCCGGATCATCGCCACCCTCCACCTCACCGGCACCTCCCTCCCCGGCGGCCGCACCACCCTTCCCGCCCCGCACGGCCGGGCCTACTCCCGCCCGGCGTCGGGCGGCGGCCTCACCGACGTCACCCAGCTGGACCCGCGTCCGGCCGGTGCCGCGGGCGAGCTGATCTCGACGCTCCCCGACCTCAACCGCTTCTACGCGGCCCTGCTGGACGGGCGGCTGCTGAGACCGGCTCAGCTCGCCGCGCTGCTCAACACCTCCGCCACGGACGGGGTCTACGGCCTCGGCGTCTACCCGGAGCGGCTGTCCTGCGGGGTCACTGTCTGGGGCCACAACGGCCGCATCGCGGGCAGTTACGTCCGCACCGCCACCACCCGCGACGGCCGCCACACGCTGACCTACCGCATCGACACGGAAGCCCTGGCCGGGGCGGACACCCTGGAACCGGGCCTCTTGGAGGCGGAGTTCTGCCCGGAACCGGGCCAGGGCTGA
- a CDS encoding glycerol-3-phosphate dehydrogenase/oxidase, with translation MRTATLGPAERAEALAAMAERELDVLVVGAGVVGAGTALDAVTRGLSTGLVEARDWASGTSSRSSKLIHGGLRYLEMLDFALVREALKERGLLLERLAPHLVKPVPFLYPLQHKGWERLYAGSGVALYDAMSVSSGHGRGLPMHRHLSRRRALRVAPALKRDALVGALQYYDAQMDDARYVATLVRTASAYGAQVANRARVTGFLREGERVVGARVEDVEAGGAYEVRAKQVVNATGVWTDDTQSLIGERGQFHVRASKGIHLVVPKDRIHSSTGLILRTEKSVLFVIPWGRHWIVGTTDTDWDLDKAHPAASSADIDYLLEHVNAVLSTPLTRDDVEGVYAGLRPLLAGESDATSKLSREHTVAHPVPGLVVVAGGKYTTYRVMAKDAVDEAVHALDQRVADCVTEDVPLLGAEGYRALWNARARIAARTGLHVARVEHLLNRYGSMTEELLELIVADPALGEPLPAADDYLKAEIVYAASHEGARHLDDVLTRRTRISIETFDRGTRSARLCAELMAPVLGWDAERVDRETEHYEKRVEAERESQRQPDDLTADAARLGAPDIVPLL, from the coding sequence GTGAGGACAGCGACACTGGGACCCGCGGAGCGCGCCGAGGCGCTCGCCGCCATGGCCGAGCGCGAACTGGACGTGCTGGTCGTGGGAGCGGGCGTGGTCGGCGCCGGGACGGCGCTGGACGCGGTCACCAGAGGGCTCTCGACCGGTCTGGTCGAGGCGCGCGACTGGGCGTCCGGCACGTCGAGCAGGTCGAGCAAGCTGATCCACGGCGGCCTGCGCTATCTGGAAATGCTCGACTTCGCCCTGGTCAGGGAGGCGCTGAAGGAGCGCGGGCTGCTCCTCGAACGGCTCGCCCCGCACCTGGTGAAGCCGGTGCCCTTCCTCTACCCCTTGCAGCACAAGGGCTGGGAGCGGCTGTACGCCGGTTCCGGCGTCGCGCTGTACGACGCGATGTCGGTCTCCTCCGGGCACGGCCGGGGCCTGCCCATGCACCGCCACCTCTCCCGCCGCCGGGCCCTGCGCGTCGCCCCGGCCCTGAAGCGGGACGCCCTGGTGGGGGCCCTGCAGTACTACGACGCCCAGATGGACGACGCCCGCTATGTCGCCACCCTGGTGCGCACCGCCTCCGCGTACGGCGCGCAGGTGGCGAACCGGGCGCGGGTCACCGGCTTCCTCCGGGAGGGCGAACGCGTCGTCGGCGCCCGCGTGGAGGACGTCGAGGCGGGCGGCGCGTACGAGGTCAGGGCCAAACAGGTGGTCAACGCGACCGGGGTGTGGACGGACGACACCCAGTCGCTGATCGGCGAGCGCGGCCAGTTCCACGTCCGGGCCTCCAAGGGCATCCACCTGGTCGTCCCCAAGGACCGCATCCACTCCTCGACCGGCCTGATCCTGCGCACCGAGAAGTCCGTGCTCTTCGTCATCCCCTGGGGCCGGCACTGGATCGTCGGCACCACGGACACCGACTGGGACCTGGACAAGGCGCACCCGGCCGCCTCCAGCGCCGACATCGACTACCTCCTTGAACATGTGAACGCGGTCCTGTCGACGCCCCTGACCAGGGACGACGTCGAGGGCGTGTACGCGGGCCTGCGGCCCCTGCTGGCCGGGGAGTCGGACGCCACCAGCAAGCTGTCGCGCGAGCACACGGTCGCCCACCCGGTGCCGGGCCTCGTCGTCGTCGCGGGCGGCAAGTACACGACGTACCGGGTGATGGCGAAGGACGCCGTGGACGAGGCGGTGCACGCCCTCGACCAGCGGGTCGCGGACTGCGTCACCGAGGACGTCCCGCTGCTGGGCGCCGAGGGCTACCGCGCCCTGTGGAACGCGCGGGCCAGGATCGCCGCTCGCACCGGCCTCCACGTCGCCCGGGTGGAGCATCTGCTCAACCGGTACGGCTCGATGACCGAGGAGCTCCTTGAGCTGATCGTCGCCGACCCCGCGCTGGGCGAACCGCTGCCCGCCGCCGACGACTATCTGAAGGCCGAGATCGTGTACGCCGCCTCGCACGAGGGCGCGCGTCACCTGGACGACGTACTGACCCGGCGCACCCGGATCTCCATCGAGACCTTCGACCGGGGCACCCGCTCCGCCCGGCTCTGCGCCGAGCTGATGGCCCCGGTCCTCGGCTGGGACGCCGAACGGGTCGACCGGGAGACCGAGCACTACGAGAAGCGGGTCGAGGCGGAACGCGAGTCGCAACGCCAGCCGGACGACCTGACGGCGGACGCGGCGAGGCTGGGGGCACCGGACATCGTGCCGCTGCTGTGA